The following coding sequences are from one Corallococcus caeni window:
- a CDS encoding HAD family hydrolase has protein sequence MAIACVVLDFDGTFTDVLAEGEPFLRHFQEALYRVLGQDASQAWAEEVAALHEGVDQYGWEVAGRIVAPATADPYLTATCTAHRLLQRFGKGDDEAVRTDTVQTLYRDAYRHSATAFKAEAKEVLEALLATGLPVSVVTNAHTELVEAKLDKLAPRGRERLKVFGDARKFQLEDAQPKDARFDALPEALHLDGVLGRPVYLRRGRYFSALKRIWDATHTGPESTLVAGDIYELDLAMPAALGAHVQLVERANVMPYERAAVERLGARGSADKSLRAILPRLR, from the coding sequence ATGGCGATTGCTTGCGTGGTGCTGGACTTCGATGGGACCTTCACGGACGTGCTGGCGGAGGGCGAGCCCTTCCTGCGGCACTTCCAGGAGGCGCTGTACCGGGTGCTGGGGCAGGACGCGTCCCAGGCGTGGGCGGAGGAGGTCGCCGCCCTGCATGAGGGCGTGGACCAGTACGGCTGGGAGGTGGCGGGGCGCATCGTGGCGCCGGCCACCGCGGACCCCTACCTGACGGCCACCTGCACCGCGCACCGGCTGCTCCAGCGCTTCGGCAAGGGCGACGACGAGGCGGTGCGCACGGACACGGTGCAGACGCTGTACCGGGACGCGTACCGGCACTCGGCCACGGCCTTCAAGGCGGAGGCGAAGGAGGTGCTGGAGGCGCTGCTCGCCACGGGCCTGCCCGTGTCGGTGGTGACGAACGCGCACACGGAGCTGGTGGAGGCCAAGCTGGACAAGCTGGCCCCCAGGGGCCGCGAGCGGCTGAAGGTGTTCGGCGACGCGCGCAAGTTCCAGTTGGAGGACGCGCAGCCGAAGGACGCGCGGTTCGACGCGCTGCCGGAGGCGCTCCACCTGGACGGCGTCCTGGGCCGGCCGGTGTACCTGCGGCGCGGGCGCTATTTCTCCGCGCTCAAGCGCATCTGGGACGCCACGCACACGGGCCCGGAGTCCACGCTCGTCGCGGGCGACATCTACGAGCTGGACCTGGCGATGCCCGCCGCGCTGGGCGCGCACGTGCAGCTGGTGGAGCGCGCCAACGTGATGCCCTACGAGCGCGCCGCGGTGGAGCGCCTGGGCGCGCGCGGCAGCGCCGACAAGAGCCTGCGCGCCATCCTGCCCCGGCTGCGCTGA
- a CDS encoding PAS domain-containing protein has protein sequence MSEPTGTFLAESTPVPHEWLRTVLQLLPVGVVIVDTAGRLLAANAAAGELWGQAALAGMRLERFGTFEAYWPGTGRRLRGEEWAVARTLKSRQTVSNEEVDIVGRDGARRTILNSAAPLYSTGGQLVGAVNINVDITERKATERAEFFVSEASRLLAESLDWETTLKAVARLATLEWADYCMVDVLGHDGELHRLALSAKDPRKQALLDQTLGYPPRTGSDTPLAQAFARGKPMLVADITPQWLDDVARSPEHRRLLETLAPRSSMLLPLAVGRRRFGIINLVSASPARRYTRRDLGYATEFARRAALAVESARLYREAREALRERDASAAMLEAFFAASPVGMGFVNQDLRYVRLNKVVAENNGIPLEKHLGLTPRELMGEAGGPIEDLLREVLESQEAVVDDPVEYVAGPEPRTFLATYFPVRSGKELLGVGGVVREITEQRRMEDHLRFLTDATTQLAMSLDWRTTVSNVAELVVAQLADYCLVDMLAEDGEHLERVEHRARSDELQAKLEKSMPFAPPPGSRTILRRVLETGRSELVGEVDEAAMRAFAVNDAHRSALEALGPRSVMIVPLRARGRTLGLVSAATCSPTRRFTMRDLSQLEDLAWRAALAVDNARLYRQAEQAVAARDEFVAVATHELRTPLSALHLQLSSLQRTMDKLPPGESERLGQGLAGALRQADRLTRLVAHLFDVARLGTGQMALELGAVELSSLVHALVARMEEALATAGCVAVVHADAPVVALADRPRVEQVLMNLLTNAMKYAPGLPVELHVEREGDMAVIAVRDWGPGIPPEARERIFERFARNTGEHARASLGLGLYISRQLARAHGGDLLVEAPLEGGPGSRFVLRLPRWKKPPGTAPD, from the coding sequence ATGTCCGAGCCGACTGGCACCTTTCTGGCGGAGTCCACACCCGTGCCGCACGAGTGGCTGCGCACGGTGCTGCAGCTGCTGCCCGTGGGGGTGGTCATCGTGGACACGGCGGGCCGCCTGCTCGCGGCCAACGCCGCCGCCGGCGAGCTGTGGGGACAGGCCGCGCTGGCGGGGATGCGGCTGGAGCGCTTCGGCACCTTCGAGGCGTACTGGCCCGGCACCGGCAGGCGGCTGCGCGGCGAGGAGTGGGCCGTGGCGCGCACGCTGAAGAGCCGGCAGACCGTGTCCAACGAGGAGGTGGACATCGTCGGCAGGGACGGCGCGCGCCGCACCATCCTCAACTCCGCGGCACCGCTGTACTCAACCGGGGGCCAGCTGGTGGGCGCGGTGAACATCAACGTGGACATCACCGAGCGCAAGGCCACCGAGCGCGCGGAGTTCTTCGTCAGCGAGGCGAGCCGGCTGCTCGCCGAGTCCCTGGACTGGGAGACGACGCTCAAGGCCGTGGCGCGGCTGGCCACGCTGGAGTGGGCGGACTACTGCATGGTGGACGTGCTGGGCCACGACGGCGAGCTGCACCGGCTCGCGCTCAGCGCGAAGGACCCCCGGAAGCAGGCGCTGCTCGACCAGACGCTGGGGTACCCGCCGCGAACCGGCTCGGACACGCCGCTCGCCCAGGCGTTCGCGCGGGGCAAGCCCATGCTCGTCGCGGACATCACGCCCCAGTGGCTGGACGACGTGGCCCGCTCGCCCGAGCACCGCCGGCTGCTGGAGACGCTGGCGCCGCGCTCCTCCATGCTGCTGCCCCTGGCGGTGGGCCGGCGGCGCTTCGGCATCATCAACCTGGTCTCCGCGTCTCCCGCGCGCCGCTACACCCGGCGCGACCTGGGGTACGCCACGGAGTTCGCGCGCCGCGCGGCCCTGGCGGTGGAGAGCGCCCGGCTGTACCGCGAGGCCCGCGAGGCCCTGCGCGAGCGCGACGCGTCCGCGGCCATGCTGGAGGCCTTCTTCGCCGCGTCGCCGGTGGGCATGGGCTTCGTGAACCAGGACCTGCGCTACGTGCGGCTCAACAAGGTCGTCGCGGAGAACAACGGCATCCCCCTGGAGAAGCACCTGGGCCTCACGCCCCGCGAGCTGATGGGCGAGGCGGGCGGCCCCATCGAGGACCTGCTGCGCGAGGTGCTGGAGTCGCAGGAGGCCGTGGTGGACGACCCGGTGGAGTACGTCGCGGGCCCCGAGCCGCGCACCTTCCTGGCCACGTACTTCCCCGTGCGCTCCGGCAAGGAGCTGCTGGGCGTGGGCGGCGTGGTGCGCGAAATCACCGAACAGCGCCGCATGGAGGACCACCTGCGCTTCCTCACGGACGCGACCACCCAGCTGGCCATGTCCCTGGACTGGCGCACCACCGTGAGCAACGTGGCGGAGCTGGTGGTGGCGCAGCTGGCGGACTACTGCCTGGTGGACATGCTGGCCGAGGACGGCGAACACCTGGAGCGCGTGGAGCACCGCGCCCGCAGCGACGAGCTCCAGGCCAAGCTGGAGAAGTCCATGCCCTTCGCGCCGCCGCCCGGCTCCCGCACCATCCTGCGCCGGGTGCTGGAGACGGGGCGCTCGGAGCTGGTGGGAGAGGTGGACGAGGCCGCCATGCGCGCCTTCGCCGTCAACGACGCGCACCGCAGCGCCCTGGAGGCGCTGGGCCCGCGCTCGGTGATGATCGTCCCGCTGAGGGCGCGCGGGCGCACGCTGGGCCTGGTGAGCGCCGCGACGTGCTCGCCCACGCGGCGCTTCACCATGCGGGACCTGTCGCAGCTGGAGGACCTGGCCTGGCGCGCGGCGCTGGCGGTGGACAACGCGCGGCTGTACCGGCAGGCGGAGCAGGCCGTGGCCGCGCGCGACGAGTTCGTGGCGGTGGCGACGCACGAGCTGCGCACGCCCCTGTCCGCGCTGCACCTGCAGCTGTCGTCGCTGCAGCGCACGATGGACAAGCTGCCGCCGGGGGAGTCGGAGCGGCTGGGCCAGGGGCTCGCGGGGGCGCTGCGGCAGGCGGACCGGCTGACGCGGCTGGTGGCGCACCTGTTCGACGTGGCCCGGCTGGGCACGGGGCAGATGGCACTGGAGCTGGGCGCGGTGGAGCTGTCCTCGTTGGTGCACGCGCTGGTGGCGCGGATGGAGGAGGCGCTGGCCACCGCGGGCTGCGTGGCGGTGGTGCACGCGGACGCGCCGGTGGTGGCGCTGGCGGACCGGCCGCGCGTGGAGCAGGTGCTGATGAACCTGCTCACCAACGCGATGAAGTACGCGCCGGGCCTGCCGGTGGAGCTGCACGTGGAGCGCGAAGGCGACATGGCCGTCATCGCCGTGCGGGACTGGGGCCCCGGCATCCCCCCGGAGGCTCGCGAGCGCATCTTCGAGCGCTTCGCCCGCAACACCGGCGAGCACGCGCGCGCGAGCCTGGGCCTGGGCCTCTACATCTCCCGGCAGCTCGCCCGCGCGCACGGCGGCGACCTGCTCGTGGAGGCGCCGTTGGAGGGCGGGCCCGGTTCACGCTTCGTGCTGCGCCTGCCCCGGTGGAAGAAACCGCCCGGGACGGCGCCGGACTGA
- a CDS encoding OmpA/MotB family protein codes for MDDARTEAALGRWRWLPWGLLAVAAVVASTGAWLGSRSLQALEARSAQLEHEATESEAHVAQLQTLRQAMERRLRALERQQQAQEWGGAAAELQAKSAEAQRTRREAALEALGKSLKDALKAGDVALALEDDALRVEVSERLLFAPASTALTPEGAAVLKQAAAVFRSPLADHRVAVEAHTDEVLPAGPGGPATTAWELSAARAVAVVRQLAEREKLAPERLSATGHAAYRPLVPNDSPPHRASNRRVTLRLSPTPVTPEGAAVARTEPPSRPVKRQAKAKAKQTAHR; via the coding sequence ATGGACGACGCGCGGACCGAAGCAGCGCTCGGCCGCTGGCGGTGGCTGCCCTGGGGGCTGCTGGCCGTCGCGGCGGTGGTGGCCTCCACGGGCGCGTGGCTGGGCTCGCGCTCGCTCCAGGCGCTGGAGGCCCGGAGCGCGCAGCTGGAGCACGAGGCCACCGAGTCCGAGGCCCACGTCGCGCAACTGCAGACGCTGCGGCAGGCCATGGAGCGCAGGCTGCGCGCGCTGGAGCGGCAGCAGCAGGCGCAGGAGTGGGGCGGCGCCGCGGCGGAGCTCCAGGCCAAGAGCGCGGAGGCGCAGCGGACGCGTCGCGAGGCGGCGCTCGAGGCGCTGGGCAAGTCGCTGAAGGACGCGCTCAAGGCGGGCGACGTGGCGCTGGCGCTGGAGGACGACGCCCTGCGCGTGGAGGTGTCCGAACGGCTGCTCTTCGCGCCCGCGAGCACGGCGCTGACCCCGGAAGGGGCCGCCGTGTTGAAGCAGGCCGCGGCCGTGTTCCGGAGCCCGCTCGCGGACCACCGCGTGGCGGTGGAGGCCCACACCGACGAGGTGCTCCCCGCCGGGCCCGGCGGCCCCGCGACCACCGCGTGGGAGCTGTCCGCCGCGCGGGCCGTGGCGGTGGTGCGCCAGCTGGCCGAGCGCGAGAAGCTGGCCCCGGAGCGACTGAGCGCCACGGGCCACGCCGCGTACCGGCCCCTGGTCCCCAACGACAGCCCGCCCCACCGCGCCAGCAACCGGCGCGTCACGCTGCGGCTGTCCCCCACGCCGGTGACGCCGGAGGGCGCGGCCGTGGCCCGCACGGAGCCGCCGTCGCGCCCCGTGAAGCGACAGGCGAAGGCCAAGGCGAAGCAGACCGCGCACCGCTGA
- a CDS encoding nucleotidyltransferase family protein codes for MKAVAIILAAGKARRMSHPKALIEHEGGKSFLQSLASTFGKAGCGVLGVVGSEEAAVREQHPSLELVTSRDWEKSLLASVKAGLEAAMAEDADVVLLHPVDMPALRVTTVKSMLKDMERGGTEGVMALRPEYDNATGWPVVLSRGAARKLFEAEGEDLEAALKALNPRRLNVKDPGVIVNINTPEIYGRVFSTEVKLAPPPKRRMKRAGASNGAGADTTPTSYAASSEE; via the coding sequence ATGAAGGCAGTGGCGATCATCCTGGCGGCGGGCAAGGCCCGGCGGATGTCCCACCCCAAGGCGCTCATCGAGCACGAGGGAGGCAAGAGCTTCCTTCAGTCGCTGGCGTCCACCTTCGGGAAGGCGGGGTGCGGGGTGTTGGGCGTGGTGGGCAGTGAAGAGGCCGCGGTGCGCGAGCAGCACCCGAGCCTGGAGTTGGTGACGAGCAGGGACTGGGAGAAGAGCCTGCTGGCGTCCGTGAAGGCCGGGCTGGAGGCGGCCATGGCCGAGGACGCGGACGTGGTGCTCCTGCACCCGGTGGACATGCCCGCGCTGCGGGTCACCACCGTGAAGTCCATGCTCAAGGACATGGAGCGCGGCGGCACCGAGGGCGTCATGGCCCTCCGGCCGGAGTACGACAACGCCACGGGCTGGCCGGTGGTGCTGTCCCGGGGCGCGGCGCGCAAGCTGTTCGAGGCGGAGGGCGAGGACCTGGAGGCGGCGCTCAAGGCGCTGAACCCGCGCCGCCTGAACGTCAAGGACCCCGGCGTCATCGTGAACATCAACACGCCGGAGATCTACGGGCGCGTCTTCAGCACGGAGGTCAAGCTGGCCCCGCCGCCCAAGCGGCGCATGAAGCGCGCGGGGGCGTCCAACGGCGCCGGGGCGGACACCACCCCGACGTCCTACGCGGCGTCGTCGGAGGAATAG
- a CDS encoding CBS domain-containing protein — translation MCRSPEFQNLVSRAITLFPEDTVLGALQQMYRHGVHVLPVVEGRGGDLLGEVTEDELHRVARRRPLARLAEILTVKALAAPEETTVETAAPLRLAASSGWLH, via the coding sequence ATGTGCCGCAGCCCTGAGTTCCAGAACCTCGTCTCCCGCGCCATCACCCTGTTCCCGGAGGACACCGTCCTGGGAGCGCTCCAGCAGATGTACCGCCACGGCGTGCACGTGCTGCCCGTGGTGGAGGGGCGCGGGGGCGACCTGCTGGGCGAGGTGACCGAGGACGAGCTGCACCGCGTGGCCCGCCGCCGTCCGCTGGCCCGGCTGGCTGAAATTCTGACCGTCAAGGCGCTGGCGGCGCCGGAAGAAACGACCGTGGAGACGGCCGCCCCGCTGCGGCTGGCGGCCTCCAGCGGCTGGCTGCACTGA
- a CDS encoding OmpP1/FadL family transporter has translation MKKTLSLVAILAAGTSQAAGFQIDTQGARATGTGGAATAWLEDSSSIYYNVANMVGVKTLDITLGDTGILPSITFQRPGQEAEGQRTTLSPPPHLFVVYKPFEKAAFGVGVYTPFGARSRWEEGFSGRFRGYESSLATYYINPSFAYELHPRFRFGAGLDIARATIELTRGLDFVNSEGSIHLGGADWGSGFNVGVQAKVLDNLDMGLHYRSAVDIQFKGKADFQNIPAEFQSRLTDQTASADVTLPSTVTAGLAYRPLNNLMLAFDASWVDWSSFAELAIRFENPAIDNPLPKRWHAKWKYSLGAEYGVTEALQVRAGFVYDPSPSPNSTLTPDLPDANRIKVTAGVGYQLKPFRADLGYQFVALSDKESSAPGIPGTYSGSAHVFGLTLGFTPQ, from the coding sequence ATGAAAAAGACACTCTCCCTCGTGGCAATCCTGGCGGCCGGTACCAGCCAGGCCGCGGGCTTCCAGATCGACACCCAGGGCGCACGCGCCACCGGCACGGGCGGCGCGGCCACGGCATGGCTGGAGGACTCGTCCTCCATCTATTACAACGTGGCCAACATGGTCGGCGTGAAGACGCTGGACATCACGCTGGGCGACACGGGCATCCTCCCCAGCATCACGTTCCAGCGGCCGGGCCAGGAGGCGGAAGGGCAGCGCACCACGCTGTCGCCGCCGCCGCACCTGTTCGTCGTCTACAAGCCGTTCGAGAAGGCGGCGTTCGGCGTGGGCGTGTACACGCCCTTCGGCGCGCGCAGCCGGTGGGAAGAGGGCTTCAGCGGCCGCTTCCGCGGCTACGAGTCCTCGCTGGCGACGTACTACATCAACCCGTCGTTCGCGTATGAGCTGCACCCGCGCTTCCGCTTCGGCGCGGGTCTGGACATCGCCCGGGCCACCATCGAGCTGACGCGCGGCCTGGACTTCGTGAACAGCGAGGGCTCCATCCACCTGGGTGGCGCGGACTGGGGCTCCGGCTTCAACGTGGGCGTGCAGGCCAAGGTGCTGGACAACCTGGACATGGGCCTGCACTACCGCAGCGCCGTGGACATCCAGTTCAAGGGCAAGGCGGACTTCCAGAACATCCCGGCGGAGTTCCAGAGCCGGCTGACGGACCAGACCGCCAGCGCGGACGTCACCCTGCCGTCCACCGTGACGGCGGGCCTGGCGTACCGGCCCCTGAACAACCTGATGCTGGCGTTCGACGCGAGCTGGGTGGACTGGTCCTCGTTCGCGGAGCTGGCCATCCGCTTCGAGAACCCGGCCATCGACAACCCGCTGCCCAAGCGCTGGCACGCGAAGTGGAAGTACTCGCTGGGCGCGGAGTACGGCGTGACGGAGGCCCTGCAGGTGCGCGCGGGCTTCGTGTACGACCCGTCCCCCAGCCCCAACAGCACGCTGACGCCGGACCTGCCGGACGCCAACCGCATCAAGGTGACGGCGGGCGTGGGCTACCAGCTCAAGCCGTTCCGCGCGGACCTGGGCTACCAGTTCGTCGCGCTGTCGGACAAGGAGAGCTCCGCGCCGGGCATTCCCGGCACGTACTCCGGCTCCGCGCACGTGTTCGGCCTGACGCTGGGCTTCACCCCCCAGTAA
- a CDS encoding YecA family protein, producing the protein MSPSKPGRNDPCPCGSGKKYKACHAAEDRAKAATPPASAPAHPLKQDLEGAMALLGDADVSRLSQALEHLGVLLAGAGPQPGLRYDDKAFSDHVGQALAKLAAQEGLDAMEARNSLRVGVVRELGTRSFQEKLGAGLLAQAARAGRTTEERRALCVGALLATAAKKTGKVRPEDNPVLDVVFDVQFREWSQKHAEVVRKYESLVANMEPEALTPEAAEALRKAEAGELDALVKHVQADPALVERISREAKERAQRVEAKLRDAATPSVFSPEEELWLTCVLWEPLRAMKSQPKDPEGRRQVIAGLLRAVKGAVDPEFLEGMLERMRAGAKDPAADEPTREWLTDAAIAFEAEPARLVLAALLTARQEARGRSAEEMVALADLKALPAWTPEQLEPYRQLLEKEGRAEGAERIRRAQDWLREHPVRLDAEA; encoded by the coding sequence GTGAGCCCTTCCAAGCCCGGCCGCAACGACCCGTGCCCCTGTGGCAGCGGGAAGAAGTACAAGGCCTGTCACGCCGCCGAGGACCGCGCGAAAGCCGCGACGCCTCCTGCCTCCGCCCCCGCCCACCCGCTGAAGCAGGACCTGGAGGGCGCCATGGCCCTGCTGGGTGACGCGGACGTGTCCCGCCTGTCGCAGGCGCTGGAGCACCTGGGCGTGCTGCTCGCGGGCGCGGGGCCCCAACCGGGGCTGCGGTACGACGACAAGGCCTTCAGCGACCACGTGGGCCAGGCGCTCGCGAAGCTGGCCGCGCAGGAGGGCCTGGACGCGATGGAGGCCCGCAACAGCCTGCGCGTGGGCGTGGTGCGCGAGCTGGGCACGCGGAGCTTCCAGGAGAAATTGGGCGCCGGGCTGCTCGCGCAGGCGGCCCGCGCCGGGCGCACGACGGAGGAGCGGCGGGCGCTGTGCGTGGGCGCGCTGCTGGCCACGGCGGCGAAGAAGACGGGCAAGGTGCGGCCGGAGGACAACCCGGTGCTGGACGTCGTCTTCGACGTGCAGTTCCGCGAGTGGAGCCAGAAGCACGCGGAGGTGGTGCGCAAGTACGAGTCCCTGGTCGCCAACATGGAGCCGGAGGCCCTCACGCCGGAGGCCGCGGAGGCCCTGCGGAAGGCGGAGGCGGGCGAGCTGGACGCGCTGGTGAAGCACGTGCAGGCGGACCCCGCGCTGGTGGAGCGCATCTCCCGTGAGGCGAAGGAGCGCGCGCAGCGGGTGGAGGCGAAGCTCAGGGACGCCGCCACGCCGTCCGTCTTCTCCCCGGAGGAGGAGCTGTGGCTCACCTGCGTGCTGTGGGAGCCCCTGCGCGCGATGAAGTCCCAGCCCAAGGACCCGGAGGGCCGGCGGCAGGTCATCGCCGGGCTCTTGCGCGCCGTGAAGGGCGCCGTGGATCCGGAGTTCCTCGAAGGGATGCTGGAGCGGATGCGCGCGGGGGCGAAGGACCCGGCGGCGGACGAGCCCACGCGCGAGTGGCTCACCGACGCGGCCATCGCCTTCGAGGCGGAGCCCGCGCGGCTGGTGCTGGCGGCGCTGCTCACCGCCCGGCAGGAGGCGCGGGGACGGAGCGCGGAGGAAATGGTCGCGCTCGCGGACCTGAAGGCCCTGCCCGCGTGGACGCCGGAGCAGCTGGAGCCCTACCGGCAGCTGCTGGAGAAGGAAGGCCGCGCGGAGGGCGCGGAGCGGATCCGCCGCGCGCAGGACTGGCTGCGCGAGCACCCCGTGCGGCTGGACGCGGAGGCCTGA
- a CDS encoding cyclic nucleotide-binding domain-containing protein, whose amino-acid sequence MADSPHARSLKAQAATLAAEGKLEAALAGYRDALRAEPEDAEIHQRVAELLEWLERTPEAARAYDDAALAWTRAGGLLRAVAAAVLSRGLRGSRAQTVRTLAERFALPPGALAPTFAWVPDGKDAGVPVLSGVGREAFVALVDALEVRAFWPGQRVVEEGQPGDSMFALVEGRAEVARRVEGNARQVVATLGPGDFFGEVALVSEGPRLASVEVRERSVLLEFKRQSLARVSAAHPEVEAAVQAFYQRRLVDNLLRTSPLFTNLPPALKQAMSREFDLRVIPAGQVLLTQGQPGDAFYLLLRGQVQLSLEQPGRIVLLPELREGDVFGEISLLLDKPVSATVRTKTACVVLRLERAAFERHVVSQPGLKGQLMRMGTERLQQTAKALFV is encoded by the coding sequence ATGGCGGACTCCCCACACGCGCGGTCGTTGAAGGCCCAGGCGGCGACGCTCGCCGCGGAGGGGAAGCTGGAAGCGGCGCTGGCCGGCTACCGGGACGCCCTGCGCGCGGAGCCGGAGGACGCGGAGATCCACCAGCGCGTCGCGGAGCTGCTCGAGTGGCTGGAGCGCACCCCCGAGGCCGCCCGCGCCTACGACGACGCGGCGCTCGCCTGGACCCGCGCGGGGGGCCTCTTGCGCGCGGTGGCCGCCGCGGTGCTGTCGCGAGGCCTGAGGGGTTCGCGGGCCCAGACGGTGCGCACCCTGGCGGAGCGCTTCGCCCTGCCGCCCGGCGCGCTGGCCCCGACCTTCGCCTGGGTCCCCGACGGCAAGGACGCGGGCGTGCCCGTCCTCTCCGGCGTGGGGCGCGAGGCCTTCGTGGCGCTCGTGGACGCGCTGGAGGTGCGCGCCTTCTGGCCGGGCCAGCGCGTGGTGGAGGAGGGCCAGCCGGGCGACTCCATGTTCGCGCTGGTGGAGGGCCGCGCGGAGGTGGCGCGGCGGGTGGAGGGCAACGCGCGCCAGGTCGTCGCCACGCTGGGGCCGGGGGACTTCTTCGGCGAGGTGGCGCTGGTGTCCGAGGGGCCCAGGCTCGCCAGCGTGGAGGTGCGCGAGCGCTCCGTGCTGCTGGAGTTCAAGCGCCAGTCCCTGGCCCGCGTCAGCGCGGCGCACCCGGAGGTGGAGGCGGCGGTGCAGGCCTTCTACCAGCGCCGGCTGGTGGACAACCTGCTGCGCACCAGCCCCCTGTTCACCAACCTGCCGCCCGCGCTGAAGCAGGCCATGTCGCGCGAGTTCGACCTGCGCGTCATCCCCGCGGGCCAGGTGCTCCTCACGCAGGGGCAGCCGGGGGACGCCTTCTACCTGCTCTTGCGCGGCCAGGTGCAGCTGTCGCTGGAGCAGCCGGGCCGCATCGTGTTGCTGCCGGAGCTGCGCGAAGGGGACGTGTTCGGCGAAATCTCCCTGCTCCTGGACAAGCCCGTGTCCGCGACGGTGCGCACGAAGACGGCGTGCGTGGTGCTGCGCCTGGAGCGCGCCGCCTTCGAGCGGCACGTCGTGAGCCAGCCCGGCCTCAAGGGCCAGCTCATGCGCATGGGCACGGAGCGCCTCCAGCAGACCGCGAAGGCGCTGTTCGTCTGA
- a CDS encoding cyclic nucleotide-binding domain-containing protein, with translation MTPDDSKAGDVAVGPGSSVTRGVWARVLKGAVGEAVRAYEAMGAGQRERVLEEALAVPADTRTRLVEVLRQARDFAGAARLLEADGDDAGAAPLYEQAGAPLLAAEAWLRVGEQARAAAAFERAGSLEQALALYQALGARESLAHLLGRMHRPMEAAQVFRVLGNAHAELEMLRAVPADDAQRPEAVLRMCELLDAEGATWRALVLLADGIKHATGAGLLLLQAEQARLLQQLGLASAPEGAAAAEKAPPVVDGYGYLKAIPIFDGLSLEDMRDLYRLARPMLLPAGTTVLEKGAKGMGLVVLLEGMVSVSTGPGPDARQLNMLGPGAFLGEISLILDGPVSAHVRAHTVVRALRVTRTDFQYFLETHEAAALRIYRLFTQSLAERVRDLSS, from the coding sequence GTGACTCCAGACGATTCGAAGGCGGGCGACGTGGCCGTGGGGCCTGGCTCCAGCGTCACGCGCGGGGTGTGGGCGCGGGTGCTGAAGGGCGCGGTGGGGGAGGCGGTGCGGGCCTACGAGGCGATGGGGGCGGGGCAGCGCGAGCGGGTCCTGGAGGAGGCGCTGGCGGTGCCCGCGGACACGCGCACCCGGCTGGTGGAGGTGCTGCGGCAGGCGCGCGACTTCGCGGGCGCGGCGCGGCTCCTGGAGGCGGATGGCGACGACGCGGGCGCGGCGCCGCTGTACGAACAGGCCGGAGCGCCGCTCCTGGCGGCGGAGGCGTGGCTGAGGGTGGGAGAGCAGGCCCGCGCGGCGGCGGCCTTCGAGCGCGCCGGTTCGCTGGAGCAGGCGCTGGCGCTGTACCAGGCGCTGGGCGCGCGCGAGTCGCTGGCGCACCTCTTGGGCCGCATGCACCGGCCCATGGAGGCCGCGCAGGTGTTCCGGGTGCTGGGCAACGCCCACGCGGAGCTGGAGATGCTGCGCGCGGTGCCCGCGGACGACGCGCAGCGGCCGGAGGCGGTGCTGCGCATGTGCGAGCTGCTGGACGCGGAGGGCGCGACGTGGCGCGCGCTGGTGCTCCTGGCGGACGGCATCAAGCACGCGACGGGGGCGGGGCTGCTCTTGCTCCAGGCGGAGCAGGCGCGGCTGCTCCAGCAGCTGGGGCTGGCGTCGGCGCCGGAGGGCGCAGCCGCGGCGGAGAAGGCGCCGCCGGTGGTGGATGGCTATGGCTATCTGAAAGCCATTCCCATCTTCGATGGTCTGTCTTTGGAGGACATGCGCGACCTCTACCGCCTGGCCCGGCCCATGTTGCTGCCGGCGGGGACGACGGTGCTGGAGAAGGGCGCCAAGGGGATGGGGCTGGTGGTGCTGCTGGAGGGCATGGTGAGCGTGTCCACCGGCCCGGGCCCGGACGCGCGCCAGCTCAACATGCTGGGGCCGGGCGCGTTCCTGGGGGAGATTTCCCTCATCCTCGACGGTCCGGTGTCCGCGCACGTGCGCGCGCACACGGTGGTGCGGGCCCTGCGCGTCACGCGGACGGACTTCCAATACTTCCTGGAGACGCACGAGGCCGCGGCCCTGCGCATCTACCGCCTCTTCACGCAGAGCCTGGCGGAGCGCGTGCGGGATTTGAGCAGCTGA